The DNA region GCACCAATTTCAAGAATTATCTTAACCAGTGCTTTCGCATTAAGGATCTTGGTGccttattctattttttgGGCATCGATATTATTCGCAGTAGTTCCGGTCTCTTTCTCAATCAACGAAGGTACACTTTAGATATTCTTACTAAGGCTGGTATGCTGGGCTCTCAGCCTGCTTATTTCTCTATGGAACAACTGCACCAATTGTCTACAGATAGTGGCGATCCCATTTCTGATCTGGGACAATACCGTCTTCTCGTTGGTCACCTCCTATATCTCACCATCACCAAGCCGGAGCTCAGTTATTCTATTCATATTCTCTCATAGTTCTTACAAGATCCTCGTCAGGGATATTGGGATGCAGCTCTGCGAGTGCTCTGTTATCTCAAGCAATCCCCTGGACAAGGAATTTTTCTCCATCCCCTGGACAAGGAATTTTTCTCCGTCCAACCTCTCTGTCTTTAACGGCCTACTATGATGCGGATTGGGCTAGTTGTCCAATGACTCGACGATCTTTGACTGGATATTTCATTTCTTGGAAGACCAAAAGCAAACAACAGTCTCCAAATCATCTGTTGAAGCTGAATACCGGGCCATGGCCACAACCGTCAGTGAGCTCTTATGGCTTCATTCTCTCCTCAGCTCTCTTGGTGTTTATCATGCAGGTCCAATGCGTCTTTTTTGTGATAATCAAGCGGCTCTTCACATCGCCTCTAACTCAGTCTCCCATGAGCGCACCAAGCACATTGAATTAGATTGTCATTTCATTAGGCAACACATACGCTCTGGAACTGTAAAAACATCTCACTTGTCTACGCGCTTTCAACTGGCAGACATATTTACTAAGACATTTGGGAATGATCAGTTTTATTTTCTCCTCAGCAAGTTGAGAATTCAGAATCCTcattctccaacttgaggTGGAGTATTATGGAAAGATTTATTTCCTTCTATATTTTATGTACATATATCCATGTATACCATACTCAGGCACCCCAAGTTTAGCCGTAAATattgttttccttttatttatcgGGCCTGGATGTATACATACCAGTCGAATGAATGAAAAGAAGTTAAGTTCTTCCGCTCAATCTTGAATCTTGACATTAGCCATTACATGAGTCTAAATAACATCGAAAACGTAGCACTTTTTTATCAAACGTCGAATATGAAGATAAATGTAAATTGGAATGCAATAAGTATTTTTAATCTCTCTCTTATTATTGTTGGGTGACTAAAGAAGTGACCAAAGACACGATCATTCGATGCACCGTCATTTTTTGAAAACATATGGAGGGGCAACTGTGTGTTTTGTCTTTCCTCTTCCTATATATGTTTGACGAACATAAGTGATAAGTCAATGGATTCCAACTTGCCATTACGTaccataattttattaaaaaaaagattttgactggtcaaaattataattagtcTAAGACGATATAACGGAAATCTGATTATTTTGTAATTCATGTAATCATtgcctcttctcttctctcgtTTTTCAAAAAATGCCCAGACAAAAAATTAATCTAAGTTCACCGAAATAAGAACTAAggttaaataaaagaattgagcttatatatatgtcatttaCTCCAAAATACTTGTTTAAATGTTATTTTTACTTGTCGGGAGACTGGTCATTGCAAATTCGATCGATTCCGAGCTTGCAATTTAATTGACAATGAATGTGGGCCCTTCATCAGACTAGGAATATATTGTTTTTAAATTCTCGTTTAGCATAATTAATCGCCAAAGACGACAcagaaagtatatataaaactaCGGCTTCGTGGACACAGTACcaggtttaattattttattcagaTATATGATGTATCATTACTAATTTAATTATGAATGTGATTTCATGTATGCATGTATATTCGTATGcataagattttaaaaaaaaaagttgttaacaaaagttagagaagaCCGCCGTCTGCGACAGTTGATGCAAAAGTCATGTGCTAGCTAGCTACGTAATTTTAATAATCTGTTAGAATACTcagtaattaatttcattcaaatgtgATGCATTGGCACCTTAAATAGAAGTGGGACATgggaatatatttttcattatttgacGAGATCTTGATCTTCTTCTGGTGATTGTAAATTTCATCAGACAGTTAGTTACATCAGCAATCcccgatatatatatatatatatttcatcatTCAATCTCGATCTTTTTTCAATCAAGTTGAATCAGGATAGATAGCTAtctgtgaaaaaaaaaattcttaaatttAACTTCAAATAACAGCTGGGATGacatatgcatataattaGTTATATCATATAACCACATTGCAATACTAGCTGATAAATCCGCGCCATGCATGGAATTTGTCCTTaattattatcaataaaattttcaattgataACTCGTTATAATACTTGTTTGCTTTTACTTTGTTAATCATTTTTAGCTGACTAATGTGTAAATTAACAACGACGACCATGACAGTGATAGtgatgataatgatgatgataatctCCCAACaaaacaataattatatatgtccCATTTGGCTTAAaaataacaacaataacaacaacaataataatataataattttagtgaAAGTTATGGAAACATTAGGCATATGAAAAGTCGATGAATGAGAAGCTCCTATTTCAAATTCTTTGACGAACGACATGCAATGATGAATGCCCcgacaattatatattatatatagatatgagcAGTTGAAAGAAAGAGGTTGCAATGCAGGTATATCACGTGATATTGTGTCActaaacatataaaaaaatatatttttatcacccgtattttttgtgaaatttctaaaaattaaaaggaataGGAAAATCCACATTAACTACTtggaatatttttttggtgaaatattAACTTGTGACATTGTTACGTGGTAAACTCTTTACATAAAAAactttctcataatttaatgaCACGCGCTCTCATTTGGCAACTAATAACAAGTTTCATGTTTGATTCTCGCGTGGAATTatctatattaatttattagttattaaaagttttatttttttatactagATCAAGAGCCTCCCTtataactaatatatatgaGTAGTTAAAGGATTTTGAAATCCATTAAAAATACCTTGTAATCGAGATGAATTCTTATTAAGTATTAGGGTATCTTCAATTGTACATTTAGATAGTTGGTTTGTTTTTGGTAGTCCTAGATATTAGGCTTAGAACGTTACTATGGATTATTTCGATTCCTTTTTCATATAAGGTTCATGCCTATTTACTCTTCTGAATATTCTAAACATTCTGAATACGATTGAGTTGGATTATCCGAACTTCACAATTCTATATTTGAACGAGAATTAATATCTACTTTTGTTGGATGATTATCCACCTCATGTTGTCACCGGCAAAAGAAGGTACAGACGTTTGACCACTAAGATCCAAAGCTGATGAGGGCGAAAGGACTGAGAGATGAGCGGTGAGAACAGACAAATTCCTTGGTACTGTTCATGTCCTTGATTACATTTATAATATGCTGCTAAGTGCTAACTTATGTATATAAACTAAATGTATGAGGGAACACTATGCTGTGTGAATtttcatgaaacaattttctttttttcttaatgaaaTCACGAGttatcttcaatttatttACCAAgactaatattattcggcatCAGCCTTAACATGATCATCACACGGTGCTTCTCCGGTGGTTTTGAAATTCCTTGCACCGCAAATGAAATTCATCTATTGAAAGATCAGTTTATTGCTTAGCTACGTCCATGtggttgatttttttttttcttgttgggAAAGAATTTACAATGACAGTAGTGTTACTCAAATAAATAGGAAATTATTCCACTGTAAATCCCCCACCTGTGTCTGCAATGTTTCTATATATTACAAGAATCCTACCTCAGATCACACTTATTCTCTCTTGCCTCATTTTCACCCCTCTCACTCTCTTCCCCTCTTGAAGTACAGAAGATAAGAGAACTAGTGGTTCATGGATGAATCATGGAAGCTCCAATATTCATCATCGCCTCCGACATCGTCTTCGAGTTCAAGAACGAGGGCATTGCCGAGGAGTTTCTCGCAGAAGAGCTCCTCCTCGAAGTTCCCTCTTCCAAGAAGTTTCTCGCTAAAGAACACAGCTAGCGGcggtagtagtagtagtaacGTTAACCCtaattcatcatcatcatcattcttGAGGAGCTCATCCTTGAAGTTCTCATCCTCCAAGTCATCTTCTCTCTCGAGGAGCGGGTCCCAGAAGGGCGGCAGCTCTGGATCGAACGTCACGAGGAAGTACAGCAGCTTGGCCAAGGAGCAGAAGGCGCGGTTCTACATCATGAGGAGGTGCATTGCTATGCTCGTCTGTTGGCATAAGCACGGTGATTCCTGAGAAGGGAACGGATGCGCCGACCCCGCCGAGGTAGAGAGATCATCGCTCAAGATTTTAGTTCATtgattcattatatatatatctgtaaCTATCGATTGAGAGGTTTTGTGTGATCATTGACAAGCTTGGGATTATTAAAAGCTAAAAAGGGGGGATCAACATCAACCCATACATGCCTGTTTAGTTACGCAGAATTAATCGCTCCCgaaattattttagaattgCTTTCTCTTTTCGGTCTTTACTGTTGCGTTTCTCCGGTAATTAAAAGGGTTACCGAAGAAGCACGGCTCTGCACATTCGACATTGTTTTCCAACATACTAGCTTGctagaaattaaaatcaagTGCTCTCTTCCGCAAGATCTATTATGTCTTAACGCAATCGTTTTCTTGAGATTAAACTTTAAGAGATCGAAAAGTCCACTGGTACCAAACGGGGCAGGTTTCCTCTCTCGTGCTTGGGACATTGTATtgtaagaattaaaaaaagactGTCATGTAGTGAAGGAACTATAGTAATTCATCATCAGATCAGCTCTGAGACAATATAGCAAAAGTTGTGTATAATAATTTATCTGTAGGTTTTTCAGAGGTAGTGGTGGGTTCTACTACTTCTTACATCTTATCTCTTGTATGttcttttttccaaaattgttttttttttccccaaattTTTGCTTTGTCTGGGTGAGGAGCAAGATTCCCTTTCAGATGTTGGAACTAACAGTATAAGAGGACAATGTTTATAATTGGATGCACACTGGAAACTGCAAATATTTAAACGCTTTCCccaacaaaataataataattcatggCTACATGGAATGGAAAGTGGGGAATTGCATTTAAAAGCAAactgagagagagatagacatatatagataaagatatatgtatttctaaatttttattttcttttacttatAATGTGCAGTGAAGATCCATTTCAAATAgtataatttatatgatttCCTTCGTGGTCAGGATAAATCGAATATCTAAATAGAAATCAGTTTTCAACAACACATTAGTTCTGACATAATTATTCAAACATTTCACCTTATTTCTAAATGGTGTGCTTTTGATGCGAAATCATTTCCATACCAGCCCGGAGTTGATTTTATAAAAGCGTTTTGCTTCATCCTCGAAAGATGCAAACAACTTTTGGTCATATTTGTTAAGGGTTGTTTACGTATCACTGGCTATTGTGTTGTCGAGCGTAAATGAAACTTTGTTTTTTGGATACTCTTCCAATAATTCTCATGAATGGAATCAGTGCTGTCGACGAAGCAATCCCTAGAATTTCGGTTGTACTATGGTACAAATAATTCAAACATTAATtgaagcaaaaaagaaaatccaaaaTGATCAGAGAGACAAAACATTTTATTGGGTTTGGCTCAGTGCACAACTCCTCTTCATTTGCAATCGCCACAAAGgcaaagaaagaaacaaaaatccCCGGCAGAAATTATAACAATAATAAgttaaacaaaaattaaattgtgaagaaaatgaaaggaaaaaaacaacGGTGATGGTCGAGGTCAAAGTTGGGGCTTTCAACACTTCGGAAGATCAGATGGTGGGGGAGGCAGTTTCTGGGAGGGAAGGGACCCATCGAGTACGATCCACGCCATCCTCAGGCCCCAGCTTATGTGGACTTCGAAGTGACAGTGCATGAACCAAACTCCTGTTCATATTTCATTTTCACGTGTCATCCCCAGTCATTagtttttaacaaaaaatttctAATATCCATGCTCGAataaatttgtatgtttaattttataaagtAAGAGATGGAGAAAATTGTACCTGGATTATCTGCAAGGAATCGGATGGCGACCCAACCACCAGAAGGCACGGCGACAGTGTTTCTCTCCACGGGGTCTACCAAGTTGAACTTGGGAGGGTCCTTGTTGGGGTCGAAGTTCCCGAAACCCTGCCCCACAACGAAGAAGTTGAACCCGTGCAGGTGCAGCGGGTGGCTCTCTGCACCCAGGATGCTCGCGTCCTGCATCACTAGCTCCACGCTCGTATTAAATGGCAGCACCACTACTTTAGTACCGTTGATGACCATCGTGTTGTTGGGCGGGGTGCCTGTGTAGTTGAAAGGAATGAGAGGGGTGGTCGGGAAATCGTTCGTGAAGACACCATTGGATTTCCTGAAGAAGTACGACTGTAGTAATGCGGTCGAGGGGAGAGCGAAAGAGACATTGTTAACCGAAGCCGCGAATTTCGTGCCATTGGGCCCTTGGCACGTTTGGTTCTTAGGGCACGGGCTGGTCCCGAGCCCGACCGTGAAAAAGAACCTCTTCTCGACTGTTTGAGGGACGTTGGCCGGATACTGAGCATTGGCCAAGCTACGGAACTTCTGGCTAAAATTGGCCACGACATTCGTGGCATTGATTGGAGGGAGGAACGGTAAGAGCAACGTGAGGTTCTTGGAGTTCATGGCAGAATGCCGCGGTCTGGCTGTCACATACTCGAGAATCCCAGCCATGGTAGTGTTGTCGAACGTGCCTTGGCCGGTGAAGTAGGGCCGTGCTGCCATCAGGTAAGTTGTCATGGGAGGATCCGCTTTGGTCTTCAACAGGACGTTAGTGGTCTGTCCGGGTGCGATCAATAGGATATCAGTAGGGAACGGCTTGACGTAGAGCGCATCAGCTTCCACCACCGTAAGGCTGTGATTCGCGATGCTGAAGAAGAGCTCATCATTGAGCGCAGCATTGATGAGGCGGAGGAGGTACGTCTTGCCGGGCTTCACCTTAAGTTTAAACGTATCTGAGAAGAAAAGTTCGTATTACGCGAATTATTGCATGTGAACTATATATTTATCGGATTATTAAGTTAAATTCAATGGATTATTAGTTAAGTACCGCTGGCGGAACAATTATACAGAGGCCCAGGGAGGCCAT from Punica granatum isolate Tunisia-2019 chromosome 3, ASM765513v2, whole genome shotgun sequence includes:
- the LOC116199693 gene encoding uncharacterized protein LOC116199693, which produces MDESWKLQYSSSPPTSSSSSRTRALPRSFSQKSSSSKFPLPRSFSLKNTASGGSSSSNVNPNSSSSSFLRSSSLKFSSSKSSSLSRSGSQKGGSSGSNVTRKYSSLAKEQKARFYIMRRCIAMLVCWHKHGDS
- the LOC116199682 gene encoding laccase-17-like, coding for MAFVYSPRLALLAAFLLSASCFSAFLGTTSAGITRRYEFIIKKQNVTRLCHTKSMVTVNGKFPGPRIIAREGDRVLVKVVNLVSNNISIHWHGIRQLRSGWADGPAYVTQCPIQTNQSYVYNFTITGQRGTLFWHAHISWLRATVYGPLIILPKRNVPYPFPKPHKEVPMIFGEWFNADPEAVISQALQTGAGPNVSEAYTINGLPGPLYNCSASDTFKLKVKPGKTYLLRLINAALNDELFFSIANHSLTVVEADALYVKPFPTDILLIAPGQTTNVLLKTKADPPMTTYLMAARPYFTGQGTFDNTTMAGILEYVTARPRHSAMNSKNLTLLLPFLPPINATNVVANFSQKFRSLANAQYPANVPQTVEKRFFFTVGLGTSPCPKNQTCQGPNGTKFAASVNNVSFALPSTALLQSYFFRKSNGVFTNDFPTTPLIPFNYTGTPPNNTMVINGTKVVVLPFNTSVELVMQDASILGAESHPLHLHGFNFFVVGQGFGNFDPNKDPPKFNLVDPVERNTVAVPSGGWVAIRFLADNPGVWFMHCHFEVHISWGLRMAWIVLDGSLPSQKLPPPPSDLPKC